The following are from one region of the Jatrophihabitans telluris genome:
- a CDS encoding YbhB/YbcL family Raf kinase inhibitor-like protein produces the protein MAGDGSLRRAGKHGLLAAVAPLLLVLGAGTGCTTHHATGVAEHGPLTLSSPAFAAESMIPLTYGCTGAGNAPPLVWHGAAPAGTAGWAIVLQDLDVTPAPWLQWVVSDLPTSTRTLGTAPLPSGAVVSAASNGTVGYVGACPRSGTVNRYRFTVYALRTRLALSAHLPAAKAMSAISASALASSSVTGSFAR, from the coding sequence ATGGCTGGGGACGGATCGCTGAGGCGAGCGGGTAAGCATGGCCTGCTCGCCGCGGTGGCGCCGCTCCTGCTTGTCCTGGGCGCGGGTACCGGCTGCACGACCCATCACGCCACAGGCGTCGCGGAGCACGGGCCGCTGACGTTGAGCAGTCCGGCGTTCGCGGCCGAATCCATGATCCCGCTGACCTACGGGTGTACCGGCGCCGGTAACGCGCCACCACTCGTCTGGCACGGGGCCGCGCCGGCCGGCACAGCAGGCTGGGCCATCGTGCTTCAGGATCTCGATGTGACGCCGGCGCCCTGGCTGCAGTGGGTGGTCTCCGACCTGCCTACGTCGACGCGGACCCTGGGCACCGCGCCGCTACCCAGCGGTGCGGTCGTCTCGGCTGCGTCCAACGGAACTGTGGGCTACGTCGGGGCGTGCCCTCGCAGCGGAACCGTGAACCGCTACCGATTCACCGTCTACGCGCTTCGGACGCGGCTGGCGCTGTCAGCGCACCTACCCGCCGCCAAGGCGATGTCGGCGATCTCGGCCTCGGCGCTGGCCAGTTCCAGCGTCACCGGCTCCTTCGCCCGCTGA
- a CDS encoding multicopper oxidase domain-containing protein: MTVDPQDAVTGSEPINRFSIRISRRTMIKSMVSAAAAGGVLALGRGNWKSSPALQLDANTPPVKAYTLAGTDGWVSMPVGANAMPPYFPDSLAPANGNHTTDLRKDLFTTYAFGFRNVTAYNPQLSPTSRFLVDNVKNHVQISAPLIYAQAGQDLRLTLFNLGMGNRPDLFDSHTIHFHGFANQIAYFDGVPDASLSVPPGQSLHYRYLPVDAGTYMYHCHVEDVEHVQMGMNGMVFIAPRKGLNYAYDTAGDATTPNEQSSRFDRQFSIHLSEIFPQGHFGDAHIQDTDWTDFTGYFRLMNGRAWPDTIAPHAGDYPTGAPGDPDAALIGTGDALVDATRLRYQPLSSLIQGEAGEYLLVRVSHLGYEQHSLVLPGLPMTIIGQDAKFLGAGRDGYYPDYQYAQNDPLKPQRVPDAPRGNVQTQTNRVDIGPGESRDLLIGPLPAVTQKTVFPFYDREFGYLNGPDTTAGYGGMRTEVHVYPAGGLQRPTAAELDQLTSGPDAKTLDLQGNSVSNFIGSGAAVKYRDGSDIRQTFPGKLYQAK; the protein is encoded by the coding sequence ATGACCGTTGACCCGCAGGACGCGGTGACCGGCAGTGAACCGATCAACCGCTTCTCCATCCGGATCTCACGCCGCACGATGATCAAGTCGATGGTGTCGGCGGCGGCGGCCGGGGGAGTCCTGGCCCTCGGCCGGGGAAACTGGAAATCCTCCCCGGCGCTTCAGCTGGATGCCAACACCCCACCGGTGAAGGCTTATACGCTGGCCGGTACCGACGGTTGGGTGTCCATGCCGGTCGGGGCGAACGCGATGCCCCCGTACTTCCCGGACAGTCTCGCCCCGGCCAACGGAAACCACACCACCGACCTCCGCAAAGACCTCTTCACCACCTACGCCTTCGGCTTTCGCAACGTCACCGCCTACAACCCGCAGCTTTCCCCGACCAGTCGTTTCCTCGTCGACAACGTCAAGAACCACGTGCAGATCTCGGCCCCCTTGATCTATGCCCAGGCCGGTCAGGACCTTCGGCTGACCTTGTTCAACCTGGGCATGGGCAACCGCCCGGACCTGTTCGACAGCCACACCATCCACTTCCACGGTTTCGCCAACCAGATCGCCTACTTCGACGGGGTACCCGACGCCTCGCTGTCGGTGCCGCCAGGCCAGTCCTTGCATTACCGCTACCTGCCGGTCGACGCCGGGACCTACATGTACCACTGCCACGTCGAGGACGTCGAGCACGTCCAGATGGGGATGAACGGGATGGTGTTCATCGCCCCGCGCAAGGGCCTGAACTACGCCTACGACACTGCTGGTGACGCGACCACGCCGAACGAACAGAGCAGTCGGTTCGACCGGCAGTTCTCCATCCACCTGTCGGAGATCTTTCCGCAGGGCCACTTCGGCGACGCCCACATCCAGGACACCGATTGGACCGACTTCACCGGCTACTTCCGCTTGATGAACGGGCGCGCGTGGCCGGACACCATCGCTCCGCACGCCGGCGACTATCCCACCGGCGCGCCGGGTGATCCCGATGCCGCGCTGATCGGAACGGGAGACGCGCTCGTCGACGCCACGCGGCTGCGCTACCAGCCGCTGTCCTCGCTGATCCAGGGCGAGGCGGGGGAGTACCTGCTCGTTCGCGTCTCCCACCTCGGGTACGAGCAGCACTCGCTGGTCCTACCCGGCCTGCCGATGACCATCATCGGTCAGGACGCGAAGTTCCTGGGCGCCGGACGCGACGGCTACTACCCCGACTACCAATACGCCCAGAACGATCCGCTCAAACCGCAGCGGGTGCCCGATGCGCCGCGCGGGAACGTACAGACGCAGACCAACCGGGTCGACATCGGCCCGGGTGAGAGCCGTGACTTGCTGATCGGCCCGCTGCCGGCCGTCACCCAGAAGACAGTTTTCCCCTTTTACGACCGGGAGTTCGGGTACCTCAACGGCCCGGACACCACGGCCGGCTACGGCGGCATGCGCACCGAGGTGCACGTATACCCCGCGGGCGGCCTGCAGCGTCCCACCGCGGCCGAGCTGGACCAGCTCACCAGCGGGCCGGACGCGAAGACCCTTGATCTGCAGGGCAACTCGGTCAGCAACTTCATCGGATCCGGTGCCGCCGTGAAGTATCGGGACGGCAGCGACATCCGGCAGACGTTTCCCGGCAAGCTCTACCAGGCCAAGTGA